In Micrococcus luteus NCTC 2665, a single window of DNA contains:
- the folE gene encoding GTP cyclohydrolase I FolE, whose amino-acid sequence MTAHTPDDAVPGTFDPDSTAVDRPRIEAAVREILLAIGEDPDREGLADTPARVAKAYAEFFAGLHQSPDQVLGTTFDIAHEELVLVKDIPFYSTCEHHLVPFHGAAHIGYIPSAEGRVTGLSKLARLVELYARRPQVQERLTTQVVEALMEHLAPRGAIVVVEAEHMCMSMRGVRKPGAKTVTSAVRGQLRDPSTRSEAMSLIMHG is encoded by the coding sequence ATGACAGCCCACACCCCCGACGACGCCGTCCCCGGCACGTTCGACCCGGACTCGACCGCGGTCGACCGGCCGCGCATCGAGGCGGCGGTGCGGGAGATCCTGCTGGCGATCGGTGAGGACCCGGACCGCGAGGGCCTGGCGGACACCCCGGCGCGGGTGGCCAAGGCGTACGCGGAGTTCTTCGCGGGCCTGCACCAGAGCCCGGACCAGGTGCTCGGCACCACGTTCGACATCGCGCACGAGGAGCTCGTGCTCGTGAAGGACATCCCGTTCTACTCGACGTGCGAGCACCACCTGGTGCCGTTCCACGGCGCCGCGCACATCGGCTACATCCCCTCCGCCGAGGGCCGCGTGACGGGGCTGTCCAAGCTGGCCCGCCTCGTGGAGCTGTACGCGCGGCGTCCGCAGGTGCAGGAGCGGCTGACCACGCAGGTGGTGGAGGCGCTCATGGAGCACCTGGCCCCGCGCGGGGCGATCGTGGTGGTGGAGGCCGAGCACATGTGCATGTCCATGCGCGGCGTGCGCAAGCCGGGCGCGAAGACCGTCACCTCGGCGGTGCGCGGCCAGCTGCGGGATCCGTCCACGCGCTCCGAGGCGATGAGCCTCATCATGCACGGCTGA
- a CDS encoding DUF3180 domain-containing protein translates to MIALRSGWTLLVVLAAAVLGWLAGLAAPSLGWPAPVVGRSGLITVAAVSVLCLALGWRVRRDREKPAAARMDPLAAARTLVLGQASGFAGAALGGWHAGVAVQVLLRAGVGAPTVREAALQAAGGLVLLVVGLIVERWCRIPPEEDAPEGGRGQDGSPDRGRPARPETEGGYARARH, encoded by the coding sequence GTGATCGCGCTGCGCTCCGGGTGGACCCTGCTCGTGGTGCTGGCGGCCGCCGTGCTCGGCTGGCTGGCCGGGCTCGCCGCGCCGTCCCTGGGCTGGCCTGCCCCCGTGGTGGGCCGCAGCGGCCTGATCACCGTGGCCGCGGTCTCCGTGCTGTGCCTCGCGCTGGGCTGGCGGGTGCGCCGCGACCGGGAGAAGCCCGCCGCCGCGCGGATGGACCCGCTCGCCGCGGCCCGCACCCTCGTGCTCGGCCAGGCCTCCGGCTTCGCGGGCGCGGCCCTCGGCGGCTGGCACGCCGGTGTGGCGGTGCAGGTGCTGCTGCGAGCCGGCGTCGGGGCGCCGACCGTGCGGGAGGCCGCCCTGCAGGCCGCCGGCGGTCTCGTCCTGCTGGTGGTGGGGCTGATCGTCGAACGGTGGTGCCGGATCCCTCCTGAGGAGGATGCGCCCGAGGGCGGTCGTGGGCAGGATGGGTCCCCGGACCGGGGCCGACCGGCCCGTCCCGAGACCGAAGGAGGGTATGCCCGTGCCCGGCATTGA
- a CDS encoding PH domain-containing protein translates to MSAAAPPPADDAGWVRVHPASPWVRGWTFLLLILFFVGRNAVEDFAAGRFSGEDVPGGGDGSLLVAGGILLGATLLISLVFFFSWWFTRFRCGEDRIELRQGWLFRSRRQMRYDRIQAVDLQHPLVARLLGLATVKVEAADGGESALELSFLRRAEAEAVRREILDRASGVLGGAGADASAPERAAEPGLPDADPDAVDAGELMLQVPAGRLLGSVLLSGGVLGVLAGSLIWLGGLALVVALLPEAVLDEGETLTGIGAAASLPALFSVAGVAWSRLNAGWGFQVRRSPDGLRLRHGLTETTHQTVPPGRVQGVTVSQPVFWRPFGWYRVNMAVAGYGQESDGARDVALPVGPWEDVLRVLTVVAPEPGLDGDPRAAQGLTPAGLMHLGVHGSGTEGGFQHVPRRGRWWFNWFAWRRIGFTTTRSLLVVRSGWLNRRLQTLQHERVQAAELAQGPVQRRLGLATVRVWVAGAKAVVRDLDEDVAVDLYAREARHAAVSRRLADRDQWMRPEELARFEQRTREVAATEVGRRELARAGVAGGAGVGEESGADVPAVRSEEER, encoded by the coding sequence GTGAGCGCCGCCGCCCCGCCCCCCGCCGACGACGCCGGCTGGGTCCGCGTCCACCCCGCCTCGCCCTGGGTGCGCGGCTGGACCTTCCTGCTGCTGATCCTGTTCTTCGTGGGCCGCAACGCGGTGGAGGACTTCGCGGCGGGCCGGTTCAGCGGGGAGGACGTCCCGGGCGGCGGAGACGGCAGCCTGCTCGTGGCCGGCGGCATCCTGCTGGGGGCCACCCTGCTGATCAGCCTCGTGTTCTTCTTCTCCTGGTGGTTCACCCGGTTCCGCTGCGGGGAGGACCGGATCGAGCTGCGCCAGGGCTGGCTCTTCCGCAGCCGGCGGCAGATGCGCTACGACCGCATCCAGGCGGTGGACCTGCAGCACCCCCTCGTGGCCCGGCTGCTCGGGCTGGCCACGGTGAAGGTCGAGGCGGCCGACGGCGGCGAGTCCGCGCTCGAGCTGTCCTTCCTGCGCCGCGCCGAGGCCGAAGCGGTGCGCCGGGAGATCCTGGACCGCGCGTCGGGGGTGCTCGGGGGAGCCGGGGCGGACGCGTCCGCCCCGGAGCGCGCGGCCGAGCCCGGCCTCCCCGACGCCGATCCCGACGCCGTGGACGCCGGCGAACTCATGCTGCAGGTGCCCGCGGGGCGGCTCCTCGGCTCCGTCCTGCTCTCCGGAGGCGTGCTGGGGGTGCTGGCCGGGTCCCTGATCTGGCTGGGCGGTCTCGCCCTCGTGGTCGCGCTGCTGCCCGAGGCGGTGCTGGACGAGGGGGAGACCCTGACCGGGATCGGCGCGGCCGCGTCCCTGCCCGCCCTGTTCTCCGTGGCCGGCGTCGCGTGGTCCCGGCTGAACGCCGGCTGGGGCTTCCAGGTGCGCCGCTCACCGGACGGGCTGCGGCTGCGGCACGGGCTCACCGAGACCACCCACCAGACCGTTCCCCCGGGGCGGGTGCAGGGGGTGACCGTCTCCCAGCCCGTGTTCTGGCGTCCCTTCGGCTGGTATCGGGTGAACATGGCGGTGGCCGGCTACGGGCAGGAGTCCGACGGCGCCCGGGACGTGGCGCTGCCCGTCGGCCCGTGGGAGGACGTGCTCCGCGTCCTCACGGTCGTGGCCCCGGAACCGGGCCTGGACGGTGATCCGCGCGCCGCGCAGGGGCTGACCCCCGCCGGGCTCATGCACCTGGGCGTGCACGGCTCCGGCACGGAGGGGGGCTTCCAGCACGTGCCGCGGCGCGGCAGGTGGTGGTTCAACTGGTTCGCCTGGCGGCGGATCGGCTTCACGACGACGCGGTCCCTGCTGGTGGTGCGCAGCGGCTGGTTGAACCGCCGGCTGCAGACCCTCCAGCACGAGCGCGTGCAGGCGGCCGAGCTGGCCCAGGGCCCGGTGCAGCGACGCCTGGGTCTGGCCACGGTGCGCGTGTGGGTCGCGGGGGCGAAGGCCGTGGTCCGCGACCTCGACGAGGACGTGGCCGTGGACCTGTACGCCCGGGAGGCCCGGCACGCGGCCGTCTCGCGTCGCCTCGCCGACCGCGACCAGTGGATGCGCCCTGAGGAGCTGGCCCGCTTCGAGCAGCGCACGCGCGAGGTCGCGGCCACCGAGGTGGGCCGCCGCGAACTGGCGCGGGCCGGCGTCGCCGGCGGTGCCGGCGTCGGGGAGGAGAGCGGGGCAGACGTCCCCGCCGTGCGCAGCGAGGAGGAGCGATGA
- the ftsH gene encoding ATP-dependent zinc metalloprotease FtsH produces MKKLFNKPYVWILLGLLVLAVAIPLTTSQSGRTMVDTNVGMALLKDDKAAQARVVDGDQRVDLTLREPYKQDDRDLGKEVYFYFAAARATDVVTAVDDSALDGYTDEPVRSNWFLSLLGFMVPFLLIALLFWFLMSRMQGGGGKVMQFGKSRAKLINKDNPDVLFKDVAGADEAVEELQEIKEFLTVPDRFRAVGAKIPKGVLLYGPPGTGKTLLAKAVAGEAGVPFYSISGSDFVEMFVGVGASRVRDLFEQAKSNAPAIIFVDEIDAVGRHRGAGIGGGNDEREQTLNQMLVEMDGFDASTNVIMIAATNRPDVLDPALLRPGRFDRQIPVDAPDLEGRAKILEVHAQGKPIALDVDLRSLAKRTPGYTGADLANVINEAALLTARSNNNVIDNHALDEAVDRVMAGPQKRTRLMNEHERKVTAYHEGGHALVAAGLRNSAPVTKITILPRGRALGYTMVVPEDDKYSVTRNELLDQLAYAMGGRVAEEIVFKDPSTGAANDIQKATDTARKMVTEYGMSAKVGAVKLGGGSSEPFMGGAAGGSSREYSEELAYLVDAEVRTLLDQAHAEAHWVLTENRDVLDRLAYELLEKETLTQEAIAAIFADVRKRPERGVWLASDDRLPQDIPPVLSPSERRSRHDGGQQTPVGVEGTTVPVRPEGAPPSSLGGDAAGPGLPPHGGPSNTPGPGEGPTF; encoded by the coding sequence GTGAAGAAGCTGTTCAACAAGCCCTACGTCTGGATCCTGCTGGGCCTGCTGGTCCTCGCGGTCGCGATCCCGCTGACCACGTCACAGAGCGGCCGCACCATGGTGGACACCAACGTGGGCATGGCCCTGCTGAAGGACGACAAGGCCGCGCAGGCCCGCGTGGTGGACGGGGACCAGCGCGTGGACCTCACCCTGCGTGAGCCGTACAAGCAGGACGACCGGGACCTCGGCAAGGAGGTCTACTTCTACTTCGCCGCCGCGCGCGCCACGGACGTGGTCACCGCGGTGGACGACTCGGCCCTGGACGGCTACACGGACGAGCCGGTGCGGAGCAACTGGTTCCTCTCGCTGCTCGGCTTCATGGTCCCGTTCCTGCTCATCGCACTGCTGTTCTGGTTCCTGATGTCCCGCATGCAGGGCGGCGGCGGCAAGGTCATGCAGTTCGGCAAGTCCCGCGCCAAGCTGATCAACAAGGACAACCCGGACGTGCTGTTCAAGGACGTCGCGGGCGCGGACGAGGCCGTGGAGGAGCTCCAGGAGATCAAGGAGTTCCTCACCGTGCCGGACCGCTTCCGCGCTGTGGGCGCCAAGATCCCCAAGGGCGTGCTGCTCTACGGCCCGCCCGGCACGGGCAAGACCCTCTTGGCCAAGGCCGTGGCCGGTGAGGCCGGCGTGCCGTTCTACTCGATCTCCGGCTCCGACTTCGTGGAGATGTTCGTGGGCGTCGGCGCCTCGCGCGTGCGCGACCTCTTCGAGCAGGCCAAGTCCAACGCCCCCGCCATCATCTTCGTGGACGAGATCGACGCCGTCGGCCGGCACCGCGGCGCAGGCATCGGCGGCGGCAACGACGAGCGCGAGCAGACCCTGAACCAGATGCTCGTGGAGATGGACGGCTTCGACGCCTCCACGAACGTCATCATGATCGCCGCGACCAACCGCCCGGACGTCCTGGACCCGGCGCTGCTGCGCCCGGGCCGCTTCGACCGCCAGATCCCCGTGGACGCCCCGGACCTCGAGGGCCGCGCCAAGATCCTCGAGGTGCACGCGCAGGGCAAGCCGATCGCCCTGGACGTGGACCTGCGCTCCCTGGCCAAGCGCACCCCCGGCTACACGGGTGCGGACCTGGCCAACGTGATCAACGAGGCCGCGCTGCTCACGGCGCGCTCGAACAACAACGTGATCGACAACCACGCCCTGGACGAGGCCGTGGACCGCGTGATGGCCGGCCCGCAGAAGCGCACCCGCCTGATGAACGAGCACGAGCGCAAGGTCACCGCCTACCACGAGGGCGGCCACGCGCTCGTCGCGGCCGGGCTGCGCAACTCCGCCCCGGTCACCAAGATCACGATCCTGCCCCGCGGCCGCGCCCTGGGCTACACGATGGTGGTCCCGGAGGACGACAAGTACTCCGTCACCCGCAACGAGCTCCTGGACCAGCTCGCGTACGCGATGGGCGGGCGCGTGGCGGAGGAGATCGTGTTCAAGGACCCGTCCACGGGCGCCGCGAACGACATCCAGAAGGCCACGGACACGGCCCGCAAGATGGTCACCGAGTACGGCATGTCCGCCAAGGTGGGCGCCGTCAAGCTCGGCGGCGGCAGCTCCGAGCCCTTCATGGGCGGCGCCGCCGGCGGCTCCTCCCGCGAGTACTCCGAGGAGCTGGCGTACCTGGTGGACGCCGAGGTCCGCACCCTGCTGGACCAGGCCCATGCCGAGGCCCACTGGGTGCTCACGGAGAACCGGGACGTCCTGGACCGCCTGGCCTACGAGCTGCTGGAGAAGGAGACGCTCACCCAGGAGGCCATCGCCGCCATCTTCGCGGACGTGCGCAAGCGGCCCGAGCGCGGCGTGTGGCTGGCCTCGGACGACCGGCTCCCGCAGGACATCCCGCCGGTGCTCTCCCCCTCCGAGCGCCGCTCGCGCCACGACGGCGGGCAGCAGACCCCCGTCGGCGTCGAGGGCACCACGGTGCCGGTGCGTCCGGAGGGCGCGCCGCCGTCGTCGCTGGGCGGGGACGCGGCCGGCCCCGGCCTGCCGCCGCACGGCGGTCCGAGCAACACGCCGGGCCCCGGCGAGGGACCGACCTTTTGA
- a CDS encoding DUF3806 domain-containing protein: MTDQPEMSPLTEPEREWVRVRRDFAAQEGVDHLDLDAVAAYYDAVLARSQAEAEELDPEELAVLLDVVAVLLGEHLGARHGMQWVTVADEEGPALALRDTLSDAVVFPQPVVGQSWNHQATGEWMGEYVDWLGEQLQQIRADAGTLPGA; this comes from the coding sequence ATGACCGACCAGCCCGAGATGAGCCCCCTGACCGAGCCCGAGCGGGAGTGGGTGCGCGTCCGTCGCGACTTCGCCGCGCAGGAGGGCGTGGACCACCTGGACCTGGACGCGGTCGCCGCCTACTACGACGCCGTGCTGGCCCGTTCGCAGGCCGAGGCCGAGGAGCTGGACCCCGAGGAGCTGGCGGTGCTGCTGGACGTCGTCGCGGTGCTGCTCGGCGAGCACCTGGGCGCGCGCCACGGGATGCAGTGGGTGACGGTCGCGGATGAGGAGGGGCCCGCCCTCGCGCTGCGGGACACCCTCTCGGACGCCGTCGTCTTCCCGCAGCCGGTGGTCGGCCAGAGCTGGAACCATCAGGCCACGGGGGAGTGGATGGGCGAGTACGTCGACTGGCTCGGCGAGCAGCTCCAGCAGATCCGGGCCGACGCCGGCACCCTGCCCGGCGCCTGA
- the folK gene encoding 2-amino-4-hydroxy-6-hydroxymethyldihydropteridine diphosphokinase, whose protein sequence is MSTVDWSHPAEGPVPVPELGARPDAPVPAVLALGANLREPAQTLDAAVAALSALPHITDVRASPRAVTAPVGGPPGQPDYLNQVVTLRTDLAPWELLAVAHRLEQDHHRRREVRWGARTLDVDVIAYGDVRSDHPDLTLPHPRAAERAFVLLPWLWLDADATLAGTPVADLAAVAADAPGVRRQEPERHRLLAGTDDVVPLRPARPDALGREAT, encoded by the coding sequence GTGAGCACCGTCGACTGGTCACACCCGGCCGAGGGCCCCGTGCCCGTCCCGGAGCTGGGCGCCCGCCCGGACGCGCCCGTCCCGGCCGTGCTGGCCCTCGGCGCCAACCTGCGCGAGCCCGCGCAGACGCTCGACGCCGCCGTCGCCGCCCTGTCCGCGCTGCCGCACATCACGGACGTCCGGGCCTCGCCCCGGGCCGTCACCGCGCCCGTGGGCGGGCCGCCGGGCCAGCCCGACTACCTCAACCAGGTGGTCACCCTGCGCACGGACCTCGCGCCGTGGGAGCTGCTCGCGGTGGCGCACCGGCTCGAGCAGGACCACCATCGGCGGCGCGAGGTCCGCTGGGGCGCGCGCACCCTGGACGTGGACGTGATCGCCTACGGGGACGTGCGCAGCGACCACCCGGACCTCACCCTGCCGCACCCCCGCGCGGCCGAGCGGGCCTTCGTGCTGCTGCCGTGGCTGTGGCTCGACGCGGACGCCACGCTCGCCGGCACGCCCGTCGCCGACCTCGCCGCCGTCGCCGCGGACGCCCCCGGGGTGCGCCGCCAGGAGCCCGAGCGGCACCGGCTGCTGGCCGGCACCGACGACGTCGTCCCGCTCCGCCCGGCACGCCCGGACGCACTCGGGAGGGAGGCCACGTGA
- a CDS encoding low molecular weight protein-tyrosine-phosphatase has product MRIMTVCLGNICRSPAAEAVLNRKLAEAGLDDVEVTSAGTSGEHVGARPHHLTREVGGELGYQFPTVGVQLSTDLVDDADLILVMDEANLADARRLATTDEQRDRIHLMGEFASDADSAGVREVPDPYGCPRPQFEEMYRQIEDAADGVVAAIRDGRL; this is encoded by the coding sequence ATGCGCATCATGACCGTCTGCCTGGGGAACATCTGCCGCTCGCCCGCCGCCGAGGCCGTGCTGAACCGCAAGCTCGCGGAGGCTGGTCTCGACGACGTCGAGGTCACCTCCGCCGGCACGTCCGGCGAGCACGTGGGCGCCCGGCCGCATCACCTCACCCGCGAGGTCGGCGGCGAACTGGGCTACCAGTTCCCGACGGTGGGGGTGCAGCTGTCCACCGACCTCGTGGACGACGCCGACCTGATCCTTGTGATGGACGAGGCCAACCTCGCCGACGCGCGGCGGCTCGCGACCACGGACGAGCAGCGGGACCGGATCCACCTGATGGGCGAGTTCGCGTCGGATGCGGACAGCGCCGGGGTGCGCGAGGTCCCCGATCCGTACGGGTGTCCGCGGCCGCAGTTCGAGGAGATGTACCGGCAGATCGAGGACGCAGCAGACGGCGTCGTCGCCGCGATCCGCGACGGGCGCCTCTGA
- the hpt gene encoding hypoxanthine phosphoribosyltransferase: MDAQDVQNDLTHVLMSREDVQDTITDLARQIDRDYADKDLLIVAVLKGAVMVVADLTRALHSHVELDFMAVSSYGSGTKSSGVVRILKDLDADLTGRHVLIVEDIIDSGLTLSWLKANLESRGPASVEICTLLRKPEAMKVDIDVKYVGRDIPNEFVVGYGLDYAEKYRNLDFVGTLAPHVYS; encoded by the coding sequence ATGGACGCACAGGATGTTCAGAACGACCTCACCCACGTCCTCATGTCCCGCGAGGACGTGCAGGACACGATCACGGACCTGGCCCGCCAGATCGACCGCGACTACGCGGACAAGGACCTGCTCATCGTCGCCGTGCTCAAGGGCGCCGTGATGGTGGTCGCCGACCTCACCCGCGCCCTGCACTCCCACGTGGAGCTGGACTTCATGGCCGTCTCCTCCTACGGCTCCGGCACCAAGTCCTCCGGCGTGGTGCGCATCCTCAAGGACCTCGACGCGGACCTCACGGGCCGGCACGTCCTGATCGTCGAGGACATCATCGACTCTGGCCTCACCCTGTCCTGGCTCAAGGCCAACCTGGAGTCCCGCGGCCCGGCCTCGGTCGAGATCTGCACCCTGCTGCGCAAGCCGGAGGCCATGAAGGTGGACATCGACGTGAAGTACGTCGGGCGGGACATCCCCAACGAGTTCGTGGTGGGCTACGGCCTGGACTATGCGGAGAAGTACCGCAACCTGGACTTCGTGGGCACGCTCGCCCCGCACGTGTACAGCTGA
- the folP gene encoding dihydropteroate synthase gives MDESIDAAAREANRALLGRLPADRTLVMGILNVTPDSFSDGGEHATVRAALDHARRMVADGADIVDVGGESTRPGARAVPPAEEQARILPVIEALLAEDVVVSVDTRHTATARAALALGPVIVNDVSGLAHEAEMPALIAASGAPYILMHNRGNPQTMDGLAVYADTVPDVVCELRDVAGRFLAAGVEPAQLIVDPGLGFAKAGEQNWELLRGLEWLRAMGHPVLVAASRKRFLGTLLADDDGAPAPPAARDAATAAISALAAAQGAWGVRVHDVRASADAVRTAAAWVGAHAPPGEPVSEDVLP, from the coding sequence GTGGACGAGAGCATCGACGCGGCGGCGCGGGAGGCGAACCGCGCCCTGCTGGGGCGGCTGCCCGCGGACCGGACCCTGGTCATGGGCATCCTCAATGTCACCCCTGACTCGTTCTCGGACGGCGGGGAGCACGCCACCGTCCGCGCGGCTCTCGACCACGCCCGGCGCATGGTCGCGGACGGCGCGGACATCGTGGACGTGGGCGGCGAGTCCACCCGCCCCGGGGCCCGCGCCGTGCCGCCGGCCGAGGAGCAGGCGCGCATCCTGCCCGTGATCGAGGCGCTGCTGGCCGAGGACGTCGTCGTCTCCGTGGACACGCGCCACACCGCCACCGCCCGGGCCGCCCTGGCGCTGGGGCCGGTGATCGTCAACGACGTCTCCGGCCTCGCCCACGAGGCGGAGATGCCGGCGCTGATCGCCGCGTCGGGCGCGCCATACATCCTCATGCACAACCGCGGGAACCCGCAGACCATGGACGGTCTGGCCGTCTACGCGGATACCGTCCCGGACGTCGTGTGCGAGCTGCGGGACGTGGCCGGCCGCTTCCTCGCCGCGGGCGTCGAGCCCGCGCAGCTGATCGTGGACCCGGGCTTGGGCTTCGCGAAGGCCGGCGAGCAGAACTGGGAGCTGCTGCGCGGCCTCGAGTGGCTCCGCGCCATGGGCCATCCGGTGCTCGTCGCCGCCTCGCGCAAGCGGTTCCTGGGCACCCTGCTGGCGGACGACGACGGCGCCCCGGCCCCGCCCGCCGCGCGCGACGCCGCCACCGCGGCGATCTCCGCCCTCGCCGCCGCCCAGGGCGCGTGGGGCGTGCGCGTGCATGACGTGCGCGCCAGCGCCGACGCCGTCCGCACGGCCGCCGCTTGGGTCGGGGCGCATGCCCCGCCGGGTGAGCCCGTCTCCGAGGACGTGCTGCCGTGA
- a CDS encoding Rossmann-like and DUF2520 domain-containing protein — MTGGLDLSLDPHDPAQRPGRLGVGVVSAGRVGAVLGSALRAAGHTITGVHAVSEASRDRAEMLLPGVPVLEIPEILRRSEMVVFAVPDDALGALVTGLAAAGHVQTGHLLVHTSGRYGVGVMEPVRAHGAIPLAIHPAMTFTGLSLDVARLQDCVFGVTADPVVLPVAQALVVEMGGEPVVVKEADRAAYHLALSHGSNHLVTLTAQARQILETIGVADPERVLRSLMTAALENALTDGDGALTGPVARGDVDTLRTHRETLGELEAGGLPADVRAVWETLARATTDRAETRGTLRADTAARLREVLDGSDDPHDD, encoded by the coding sequence ATGACCGGCGGACTCGACCTGAGCCTGGACCCGCACGACCCGGCGCAGCGGCCCGGGCGGCTGGGCGTCGGCGTGGTGAGCGCGGGCCGTGTGGGGGCCGTGCTGGGCTCGGCGCTGCGGGCTGCGGGCCACACGATCACGGGCGTGCACGCCGTCTCGGAGGCCTCGCGGGACCGCGCGGAGATGCTCCTGCCGGGCGTGCCCGTCCTGGAGATCCCCGAGATCCTGCGCCGCTCGGAGATGGTCGTCTTCGCCGTCCCGGACGACGCGCTGGGCGCGCTCGTGACCGGCCTGGCCGCCGCGGGCCACGTGCAGACCGGCCACCTGCTCGTGCACACCTCGGGCCGCTACGGGGTGGGGGTGATGGAGCCGGTGCGCGCGCACGGGGCGATCCCCCTGGCGATCCATCCGGCCATGACGTTCACGGGGCTGAGCCTCGACGTCGCCCGGCTGCAGGACTGCGTGTTCGGCGTGACCGCGGACCCCGTGGTGCTGCCCGTGGCCCAGGCGCTCGTGGTGGAGATGGGCGGCGAGCCCGTGGTCGTGAAGGAAGCCGACCGGGCGGCCTACCACCTGGCGCTGTCCCACGGGTCGAACCACCTGGTGACGCTGACGGCGCAGGCCCGTCAGATCCTGGAGACGATCGGGGTGGCCGACCCGGAGCGGGTGCTGCGCTCGCTCATGACCGCCGCGCTGGAGAACGCGCTCACGGACGGCGACGGCGCCCTCACCGGCCCCGTGGCCCGCGGTGACGTCGACACGCTGCGGACCCACCGTGAGACCCTCGGCGAGCTCGAGGCCGGGGGACTGCCGGCGGACGTGCGGGCCGTGTGGGAGACCCTCGCCCGCGCGACGACCGACCGCGCCGAGACCCGCGGCACCCTGCGCGCGGACACGGCGGCGCGGCTGCGCGAGGTCCTCGACGGCTCCGACGACCCCCACGACGACTGA
- the folB gene encoding dihydroneopterin aldolase — translation MTARDRIRLAGLSAVGHHGVFDHERRDGQPFVTDVVLHLDAGPAAAGDDLARTANYAEVADTVVRLVTGEPVDLIETLADRIARAVLAEQPVVAAVEVTVHKPQAPIPHDFADAAVTVHRTRGDLA, via the coding sequence GTGACCGCCCGGGACCGCATCCGCCTGGCCGGGCTGTCCGCCGTCGGGCACCACGGGGTCTTCGACCACGAGCGCCGGGACGGGCAGCCGTTCGTCACGGACGTCGTCCTCCACCTCGACGCCGGCCCCGCCGCGGCCGGCGACGACCTCGCCCGCACCGCCAACTACGCCGAGGTCGCGGACACGGTGGTCCGCCTGGTCACCGGGGAGCCGGTGGACCTGATCGAGACCCTCGCCGACCGGATCGCCCGCGCCGTCCTCGCCGAGCAGCCCGTGGTGGCCGCCGTCGAGGTCACCGTGCACAAGCCGCAGGCGCCCATCCCGCACGACTTCGCGGATGCCGCCGTCACCGTGCACCGCACCCGGGGGGATCTCGCGTGA
- a CDS encoding PH domain-containing protein translates to MPVPGIDLSGVAFTPASPRLTTVKLIATSIGHLIWLAGFSVPLILKLTGPWAGMAAWAAWGLPAVVVVSWIVDLILIPRRVRAMGWAEREDDVLWREGILFRSVYAVPYGRLQYVDVSDGPLLRRAGLQTLTLKTAAAGGDVTLEGVPRERAEELREVLMARGQARLAGL, encoded by the coding sequence ATGCCCGTGCCCGGCATTGACCTGAGCGGCGTGGCCTTCACGCCGGCCTCGCCGCGGCTGACCACGGTGAAGCTCATCGCCACGTCCATCGGCCACCTGATCTGGCTTGCCGGGTTCTCCGTGCCGCTGATCCTCAAGCTCACCGGCCCGTGGGCGGGGATGGCCGCGTGGGCCGCGTGGGGGCTGCCGGCCGTCGTCGTCGTGTCCTGGATCGTGGACCTGATCCTGATCCCGCGGCGCGTGCGCGCGATGGGCTGGGCCGAGCGCGAGGACGACGTCCTGTGGCGCGAGGGCATCCTGTTCCGCAGCGTATACGCGGTGCCGTACGGCCGCCTGCAGTACGTGGACGTCTCGGACGGCCCGCTGCTGCGCCGGGCCGGGCTGCAGACCCTCACCCTGAAGACCGCCGCCGCGGGCGGGGACGTCACCCTGGAGGGCGTGCCCCGCGAGAGGGCCGAGGAGCTTCGCGAGGTCCTCATGGCGCGCGGCCAGGCGCGGCTGGCGGGCCTGTGA